GACCGAGCACGCGCGGGGCACCGACGGCTCCCGCACGGTCGTGGTGCGGAACTGGCCGTCGGACGCCCACGCGGTGACCGTGCAGTTCAAGGACTACCTGGACTTGCGGCACACGTAGATGCAGTCCACGGGGTCGTCGGGCGCGTCGTGGAGGGTCACCACGTCGAACCCGGCCTCGGACAGCATCCGCCGCGCGACCCGTTCGCCCCACATCGTGCCCAGCCCGGCACCGCCGGCGGCCAGGGAGACGGTCATGCAGTGCAGCACGCTGAACGAGTACAGCATCGGCGCGACGGGGTTGGCCACGTCCTCGGTCAGGTCGCTCGACCCCTTCACGTCGAACACCACGAACGTCCCGCCGGGCCGCAGGGCGCGGTGCACGGCCCGCAGCACCCCGGCGGGGTCGGCCTGGTCGTGGACGGCGTCGAAGGCGAACACCGCGTCCAGCGGCGGGTCCGCGGGCAGCGACACCACGTCCCGCACCTCGAACCGGGCGTTGGTCACGCCCAGGGCCGCTGCCTCGGCGCGGGCCAGGTCGATGGCGTCGGCGGCGATGTCGTAGCCGGTGAACTCCGACGCGGGGAACGCCCGCGCCAGCAGGTTCACCGCGTGCCCGGTGCCGCAGCCGACGTCGGCCACCCGGATGCCCTCGGCCAGCCGGCCCGCGAGACCGGTCAGGGGCACCACGCCGGACAGCAGCTGCTCGTCGAAGTAGCCGCGGCTCAGCGAGTCCATCACGGCGGTGAACCGCGGCCGGAACCGCTCGTAGGGCACGCCGCCGCCGTCGCGGAACGCGGCCTCGACCTGGTCGAGGTTCGCCGCGAGCAGGGCCGTGACCTGGCTGAACGGGGCCATGTTCGCCGAGCCGCCGCCGGTCAGGCACAGCGCGTGCTCGGCGGGCAGGGTGTAGACGCCGTCCTCGTGCTCGAACACGCCGCCGGTGACCAGGGCGGCCAGCCACTCGCGGACGTACCGCTCGGACAGGCCCGCCCGGTCGGCCAGCTCGGCACTGGTGGCGGGGCCGCGCGCGGCGGCGGTGAACAGGCCGGTGCGGTGGCCCAGGTCGAGCAGGAGCGTGAGCAGCGAGCGGCCGATCGTGTCGAACAGGGTGCCGGCGAACTCCTCGACGCGGTGCTCGTCGATCGCGGCGGGGGTGGTCGTGGGCGCGGTGGTGGTCATGGCGTTCTCCTCACCTCGGGGGTGTGCCGAGGCTAGGAGCGCGGGGCGCGGCGGTGCTTCGGTCGAAGTGTGCAGGTCACCGCCGGCGTGGATGGGTCGATCCACCCACCAGGCCGTGGTCGAACGCGTACGCGGCGGCGGCCGTGCGGGTCGGCAGGCCGAGCTTGAGGTAGATGTTGGCCAGGTGCCGGGCCACGGTCTTCTCGCTCAGCACGAGCGCGGCGGCCACCTCCCGGTTGGTGCGGCCTTGCGCGACCAGGGCCAGCACGTCCACCTCGCGCGCGGTCAGCCCGCCCGGGTTCGGCCGGGAGCCGGGGGGTGCCCACTCGGGGTCGGCGGCGTGCGCGGCGGCGCGTTCGCGGTCGGCGGCGTCGGTGTCGCCGAGCCGGTCGTAGGTGGCGGCCAGCAGCAGCCGGACGCGGGCGCAGTCGTGCGGGACGTCCAGCTCCCGCCACCGCGCGCACGCCCGGCGCAGCACCGGCAGGGCTTCCTCGGGGTGGTCGTCGGCGAGCAGGACCGCGCCCCGCGCGTGGTCGGCGGCGGCGCGCAGGCCGTCCGTGCCGTAGGTGCGGGCGGTCTCGGCGAGTTCGTCGGCGGACTTGCGGGCCACGTCCGGCGCTCCCGCCGCCACGCCGATCTCCACGGCGGCGCGCAGCAGGTCCACGCGGGTCAGCGGCGGGCCGTCGGCCGCGGTGAGCGCGGCGGTGATCGAGGCGAGCGCCACGTCCGGCCGGTGCTGGGCCAGGCGCAGCAGCGCGACGCCCGGCTGGGGGTCGCGACCCAGCTCGTGGGTGGCGAGGTAGGCGCGCTCGGCGCCGTCCGGGTCGCCGCGCAGCCGCCGGGACTCGCCGACCACGTACCGGGCTTCGGCGGCCACGCCGACCGCGAGGTCCCGCACCTCGTCGGCGACCCGCGCCGCCAGCGCCTCCGCGGCGGCCCACTCGCCGCTCGTGTGCAGGAGTTGGGCCTGGTGGACGCGGCAGATGCCGGTGAACAGCACGGCCGTGCGGGACTCGCACCACCGCCGCAGGACCTCCGTCCACGCGCGCATCCGGCGCAGGTCCACCACCTCGTGGCAGGCGTCGACCAGGCCGCAGTACACGTGCCCGGTCCACCCCGGGGCGAGGTCGCCGCCCAGCGCGGCGGCCATCGCGTCGTCCAGCAGGGCGAACCCCTCGGCGACCCGGCCCAGGCGGACCAGCGCGCGCCCCTCGGCGGCGGTCGCCACCGTCACCAGGTTCGGGTCGCCGTACCCGCGGGCGTCCTGGCGCAGCCGGCGGGCCCGGGTGACGGCGGTGTCCAGGTCGCCGGCCTCGAGAGCGGCCTCGACGTCCCGGACGTAGCGCAGGAAGCCGTGCTCGACGCAGTCCGGCTCGTCCGCCAGCAGGCGCTCGGCGCGGGCGAACCACGTGCCGCCCGCCGCCTGCTCCCCGCGCAGGAAGTGCAGGTAGGACAGGCCCAGGGCGGTGCCGGCGGCCTCCCGGCCCGCGCCCGCGCCGCGGAACAGCTCGAACGCGTCCGCGTCGCCCGCCAGCGACTCCTCGACCCGGCCGTGCCACCACGCCGTGTCGGCCCGTTCGGCGGCGGCACGGGCGGCGGCGAGTGCGTCGGTCATGGCGGCGGTCCGTTCACCCCGTGGTGGGTCAGTATCACCCCACTCCGCCCGCCGCGGTGGGTAGAGTCGGGGGAGGAGATCACCGAGGGGGTTCCACCATGAAGAAGAACATCTCCTGCCCGTGCGGCGAGCGGATCGTCGGCGAGGACGAGGACGACTTGGTCGAGAAGACCCAGCAGCACCTGCGGGAGAACCACCCGGGCCACGAGTACACCCGGGACCAGATCCTGTTCATGGCCTACTGAGCGGTCACGGCCTGCCCAGCGCCGCGCGCGTGAACTCCTCCGGGTACGGCGAGCGGGCCACGGCCTGGTCCGGGCTCAGCGCACCGGCGGCGACCTCCCGGCACAGCCGCGCGACCGTCGCCAGCTCCGCCCGCTGCGCGCGGACGTAGTCACGGTCCACCGGCTCGCCGTGGCCGGGCAGCACGATCGGCGCGTCCAGCGCCAGGATGCCGTCCAGCGCGGCGGGCCAGCCCTGCGGGTGCGCGTCGCCGAACTGGGGCGGGGCGCCGTGTTCGACCAGGTCGCCCGCGTAGACCGCGCCCGCGTCCGGCACGTGCACGACCAGGTCGTGGTCGGAGTGCGCCGGTCCGAAGTGCCGCAGCACCACCCGCCGGCCGCCCAGGTCGAGGTCCGCGCGGTCCTGCACCAGGTGGTCGGGCAGGACCAGCCGCACGGCCGCGATGCGGTCGCCGACCTCGTGGTCACCGCGTTCGCGGTAGCTGCGCGCCCACTTCTCCCGCTGCTCCGCGCCGTGGGCGGCCAGGTCGGCGTGGCACCGCGCGTGCGCCCACACCTCGCACGGCCCGAACGCCTCCGTGCCGAAGCTGTGGTCGAAGTGCGAGTGGGTCAGCACCACCCGCCACGGCAGCGGCGTCACCTCCCGGACGGCGGCGGCCAGCTCGCCACCCTGCCCCGCGTCGCCGCCGGTGTCCACGACGAGGCACGACTCGCCGCCCACGACCAGCCCGACCGACAGGTCCAACTCCTCGTAACGCCGCACCAGCACGCCGTCCGCGACTTCGATCCACCTGCTCATGGGTGCCACCCAAGCACGCGGCGGAAGATCTTGTAAAAAATCTTCGCCGTCCTGTCGATCCGCGGCCTCGCCCGTTCGACCCGGTGATGAGAGGGTCCACAGCGGACCCCCGAACGCACCAGGAGTGACGACCATGAAGTACATGCTGATCATGCGGGCGACCGACGAGGCCTTCGCGAGCATGGGCCAGATCGACTTCGACCAGATGCTGGAGACCGTGGGCAAGTTCAACGACGAGCTGATCCGGGCCGGGGTGCTGGTCGCCGCGGAGGGCCTGGACGACGCCGCCAACGGGGTCGTGGTGGACTACTCCGCGGAGCCGCCCGTGGTCACCGACGGTCCGTACGGCGAGACCAAGGAGCTGTTCGGCGGGTTCTACATCCTCAACGTCGCGTCGAAGGAGGAGGCCGTCGAGTGGGCGAAGCGGCTGCCGATCCAGGGGCCCGGGTTCAAGACCGAGGTCCGGCGGGTGCCCACGATCGACGAGTTCCCGCAGGACAACCCGTGGATCCAGAAGGAGCGCGCGTGGCGCGAGGCGACGGGGCAGCTCTGAGCGACCCGACCGGTCGGGCGGCGGTCGCCGCCGTGTGGCGCATCGAGTCGGCGAAGGTCGTCGGCGCGCTGGCCCGCTACACCGGCGACTTCGCCCTGGCCGAGGACCTCGCGCAGGAGGCCTTCGCCGAGGCCCTGGTGACGTGGCCGCGCGACGGCGTGCCGCGCAACCCGGGCGGCTGGCTGCTGACGGTGGGGCGGCGGCGCGCGATCGACGCGTTCCGCCGCCGCGCCGCCGCCGACGAGCGCTACGCCGCCCTCGCCCGAGACCTGGGCGAGGGCGTCGTGGACGCGGGGGAGACCGACCCGGACCAGATCGACGACGACGTGCTCGCGCTGATGTTCGTCTCCTGCCACCCGGTGCTGTCCCCCGAGGCCCGCGTGGCGCTGACCCTGCGCGTGGTCGGCGGCCTGACCAGCGACGAGATCGCCCGCGCGTTCCTGGTGCCGACCGCGACCGTGCAGGCCCGGATCACGCGCGCGAAGAAGGCGCTGGGAGCGGCCGGCGTGCCCTTCGAGGTGCCGCCGCCGGAGGAGCGGTCCCCGCGGCTGGGTTCGGTGCTGAGCGTGGTGTACGTGATCTTCACAGAGGGTTCGTCGGCCAGCTCGGGCGACCGCCTGATCCGCTTCGACCTGGCCGGCGAGGCGCAGCGCCTGGCCCGGGTGCTGGCTCGCCTGATGCCGGGAGAGCCCGAGGTGCACGGCTTGCTGGCCCTGCTGGAACTGACCGCCGCCCGCTTCCCGGCCCGAACCGCCCCGGACGGCTCACCCGTCCTGCTGGAACACCAGGACCGCCGCCGCTGGGACCGGTCGGCCATCGTGCGCGGACGTGCGGCGTTGGCACGGGCGGAGAAGGTCGGGCGGGGGTTGGGGTACTACGGACTGCAGGCGGCGATCGCCGAGTGCCACGCCGTCGCGCCGTCGGTCGAGGAAACCGACTGGGGGCGGGTGGTGATGCTGTACTCGGCTTTGGGGCGGCTTGCCCCCTCGCCGGTGGTGGACTTGAACCGGGCGGTGGCGGTGTCCATGGCACAAGGGCCTGCTGCGGCGCTGCCGATCGTGGACGAGCTGGCGGGGTCGGGGGCGCTGGCCGGGTCGCACCTGCTGCCCACCGTGCGGGGCGAGCTGCTGACCCGGCTGGGGCGGGTGGAGGAGGCGCGGGTCGAGCTGGGGCGGGCCGTGGAGTTGTGCGGGAACGAGCGGGAACGGACGGTGCTGCAGCGCAAGCTGGACGACCTGTGACCGGGCGTAACTCATTCGTGTGACGTGAGCGGTGGGGTCAAGAGCGCGATAACGTCGCAGCGTCCGCGGGCGACCTCAGGGTATGGACAGCGGACCGGACGGTGGCAGGTCTGTCGCGAGGCAGGCAGCGATCGCAGCGGTCGCTCTGGTGTTCCTCACCTTGCTGGTCGTTGGGCTGTCTCGGTCCGATTACCGGCTGTCCGGCGCGCCGCCGCCCAGCACTGGAGCAAAGCCGTCGGAATCTGTTGCGCGTCCGAGGACCACGTCGATGGACGTTGGCGCTCATCCGACCTACCCGATCATCGTCCCCTCTGAAGCCACGCCGACACATCCCGCCACCCTCCCGACACCGGTTACGCCGACGACAGCGGACCTGTCACAACCGGCCGACGACCGCCAAGCCTTCCTGGAACACCAGCGCCGGTTGCTCAGACAAGGCCAGGTGGCCTATCGCTCACCCGACCCCATGCGGGTCGACGACGTGCAGCGTGTGGTTGTCCGCTTGGGCGAGCAAGGCCTGGACATCACCAGTGGACTACCTGGATCCGGCAGTGTCGCCGTCTCCCCGGTCGAGATCGGTTCGGACGTCATAGCCGAGCTGAGCGGACCGGACTTCCAGATCACGAGGGTGGGAGGCGATGACGGCTCACGGGTATTGGTTTCCAGGCGGCCTGCCGAGTGGAGCTGGGACGTGCGACCGCTCAAGAGCGGTACCTTGACGCTCGACCTCGTCCTGTATGTGCGGGTTGTCGAGGGCGGGGCGCCTCTCGACGTGCGAACTTTTCAACATCGTGTCAGCGTCGAGGTGAACAGCACACACTGGTTGAGCCGGCTCTTCAAGGACTACTTGGCCCCAGTGGGCTTGACGGTTCCCGTGTTGGTCGGCGGCATCGCTTGGGGTGTCAGCTGGTGGCGCAAGCGCCGGAAGGGCGCGGATTCGGAAGCCCCCACAAGCGGTGGCGACGCCGCCCACCAAGACGGTTCTGCGGAGCAAGGCGGAACGAGGACAGGGAGGGCACAACTCGGCGATCAGAAGACAGGCATGCGAGCCGAGCCCCCCGCACGCACAGTGGGAGACAGGTCGTGAACCGCCTGGCAACGAGGAATACCGGCAGATCTGCTGCCGGTACAGTCGCGTAGGTGACGATCAACTCCGGCGACGGCCTTCCGGAGGAGCGGCAGTTGGCGCGGAGGGATCCGGTTGGCCCGCGCTGGCTGTTGTGCGGAGGCGTCGGGTTCGAGGATTCACAGGACGAAGTCCCGTTGGCGTTGTTCGTGGACGTCGAAGGGCTGTTCGTCGACCTCCCGCCGCGACCTCGGGAGCGGTTCACCCTGGTCGGCTGTAGCCCGGTCGGCGTGCTCGGCCGGCTCCCTGCCGACGCACTGGGTACCGAACGGGCTTGGCTGGGGAACATCTCCCTGACCGCGCCCGGCACGTCTTCGTCGTGGTGGGGAGAGGAACTGGGCGATGTTGTCGTGGTGGCACAGCGGCCGAGCGCCTCGGTGCCAGGCACTGTCGACATCGACCTCGACGGGTTTGTCCGCGTCCACGACCGCACGGACGGGGTGGTGCGTCCGCGCGGCGTCGACGGGTTCGTGCTCTTGGACGGGAACGAGGTGCCCTGTGGCACCTGCCAGGACGTCACAGGGGTTTTCCGCGAGGAATCCGCGCCGCCGGTGCCGCAGGTTCGGCTGATCGGGTGCCGACCGGAGCCCTCGTTGCAGACCGCGCTCGACGCGGTGGGGCAGTCGACCAACGCCGGTTTGCGTCGTCGTCGGGTTCACGGCTGGGTCCACACGGTCGCTGATGACGGGGCCGCTGTTCAGGTCATCGGTGCTGTGGTGGCCGGAACGGTCAGCGACGCTCGGCCGTCGCGACTGGGGGCCGGGCTCGTGGACGTGACCGTCGACGTCGAGCCGGGGGAGCCGCTGCCCGCGGGCATGCTCGACGTCCTGGAGCAGTGGCGGGCCGGACGTCCGACCACGCGCAACCTGTGGGCCGGTTACGACCGGGAGCTGCGGCACCGGTGGGCCGGTGTGGCGCTCGCCGTGCGGTCGGCCGCATCGGATCGACCGGCTGGCACCACCTTCGACCTCGACGGCAGGTTCGTCACCGACGTCGAAGGGTTCTACTGCGCGCTCGGCGAGGCGGTCAACGGTCCCGGCGGGTACTTCGGCTGGAACCTCGACGCGTTGGACGACTGCCTCCGCGGCGGGTTCGGCGCGCGTACCCCGTTCCGGCTGGTGTGGCACGACTCGGCCGTCGCCCGTCAGCACCTCGTCGCCGGCTACGACCAGCGTCGGATGGCCCCGGCGGTCACGTTGGACTACCTCCTGGGCATGTTCGCCGAACACGGGGTCGAGATCGACCTGCGCTGAGCCGACCACCACCACGCGCCCTGCACCGCAAGCTGAACGACGAGGGATCACTGCCGCGCGGTGCCGTACGCCCGGACCAGCGACAGCATGTGCACGATCGACAGGAACGGCACCGCGGCGGTCGGGATCAGCACGAGCGGCAGGTGCGCCATGTGAGCGGTCAGGACCGTGCCGTCGGGAAGGACGCCGGCGGCGCCCACGTCGTGCACCGCGCCGAGGGTCACCGCCACGACGAAGTCGAGCAGGCCGAACACCGTCCACGCCAGGAACCACCCGCGACCGCGGTCGAGCCGCCTCGCCACGTACGGCGCGGCGAAGCCGACCACCAGGTCGCCGATGCCCGCCGGGAGCGCGAAACCGGCCGGCAGCAGCCCCACGGCGTAGTAGGCCAGGAACACGAACCCGATCACCCGCCACCCCTGCATGGCGACCAGCAAAGACAGGTCGAGCGACCGTGCCCACTCCCGGAACCGGTGCGACAACAGCAACAGGATCCCCACGACGAGCACGGGCACACCGGCGGTCAGCGCCACCCGGATCGGCGGCGACCCCACCGCCCGCTCGAACAACCCCGCCGCCGCACCCGCGGCGGCCAGCGCCACCCACGACACCGCCACCAGCGACAACACCAGCGCGCCCCGGTCCCGAACCTCGGACATGCCGCCCCCGATCACCCCGCACGGGCCACCCCGACCCACCAGGTGTACCGCACGGCCCACCCGCGCGACAGATCGTGGGATGCGGTGGACCCGAGGTGGGCGGCCGAGGCCGACACCACTGCGCCGGCCGCGCCACCCCGGTCACGGTCAGGCCAGGCGGTCCCAGACGCGGTGTTCCGACAGCAGGGTCAGGACGTCCTGCACCACCGCGGTCGGGTCGTCGCCGGTGACCACGCCCGGCCCGTCGCCCACCACCGACGCGCCCTCACCCCACGCCCCGATCGCCTTGGCGTGCCGATGGGCCTCCTCGACCAGCAGCGCCACCCGTGGGTCCACAGTGGACGAAGGAGCGCCTGCCTTGGTGTCCCGGGCAGGGAGGGCGTCGGGTGCGGGTGGGGGAGCGGCGGCCAGGAGCAGGGCGTCGAACTCGACCGAGCGGGCCGTGAGGAAGGTGCGTTGGGCCACCAGCCCGTCCGTCAGGGGACCGCCGTGCGGGGCGATCACCAGCGGAACGACTCCAGCCTCCTCCAGGGCCGCACGAGCCGCCTCCACACCGTCGACCGAGTGGTCCGCGACGATGCCCACGACCCGCCCCTCGACCGGCCACCGCCGCCCGATCTGGGACAGCGCCGGGCTCGGCGTCACCTCGGGCAGCTCCCCGTCGAACTCCGGCACGGGCAGGCCCAACCCCGTGGCCACCTCGGAGCACAGCCGGGCGTCCACCCGCGCCAGCACCCGCAACTGCCGTTCCTTGACCGCCTGCTCGTAGCACTTGCCCAGCTCGAACGTGAACGCCCGGATCACGTGCTCCTGCTCCACCGGGCTCAGGCTGTGGAAGAACAGCCTCGGCTGGCTGAAGTGGTCGGCGAAGGACGCCGGCGCCTCCCGGACCTTCACCGACTCCTCGACCCGTTGCGGCATCTCGACGTACGCCCCGTCGGCGACGCCGGCGTGGAACGGGCAGCCGCCGTCCAGCGAGTTGGGCCGGTACGGGGCCGCACCGCCGTGGACGGCGGTCTGGTGGTAGCCGTCGCGCAGCATGTCGTTGACCGGCGCGTGGGGGCGGTTGATGGGCAACTGGTGGAAGTTCGGCCCGCCCAGCCGGGTCAGCTGCGTGTCCAGGTAGGAGAACAGCCGCGCGTGCAGCAACGGGTCGTCGGTCAGGTCGATGCCGGGCACCAGGTGGCCCACGTGGAAGGCGACCTGCTCGGACTCGGCGAAGAAGTTCGTCGGGTTGCGGTTGAGGGTCAGCATCCCGATCGGCTGCACGGGTGCCAGTTCCTCGGGCACGATCTTGGTCGGGTCGAGCAGGTCGATGCCCTCGAAGGTCTGCTCCGGCGTGTCCGGGAAGACCTGCACGCCCAACTCCCACTGCGGGAACGCGCCGGCCTCGATGGCGTCGTACAGGTCGCGCCGGTGGAAGTCCGGGTCGATGCCGTTGATCAGCTGCGCCTCTTCCCACAGCAGCGAGTGCACGCCCTGCGCGGGCTTCCAGTGGAACTTCACCAGCGACGTCTCGCCGGCGTCGTTGACCAGCCGGAACGTGTGGACGCCGAAGCCCTCCATGGTCCGGTACGACCGCGGCACGGCACGGTCGGACATGTGCCACAGGACGTGGTGGGTGGCCTCGGTGTGCAGGGACACGAAGTCCCAGAACGTGTCGTGCGCGCTCTGCGCCTGCGGGATCTCCCGGTCCGGGTGCGGCTTGGCGGCGTGGATGATGTCGGGGAACTTGATGCCGTCCTGGATGAAGAACACCGGGATGTTGTTGCCCACCAGGTCGAACGTGCCCTCGTCGGTGTAGAACTTCGTGGCGAACCCGCGGGTGTCGCGCACGGTGTCCGCCGAACCCCGCGACCCCACGACGGTGGAGAACCGCACGAACACCGGGGTGGTCTTGCCCTTGCGCAGGAACCCCGCCTTGCACACGCTCTCGGCGGTGCCGTAGCCCACGAACACGCCGTGCGCGCCCGCACCGCGCGCGTGCACCACCCGTTCGGGGATGCGTTCGTGGTCGAAGTGCGTGATCTTCTCGCGCAGGTGGTGGTCCTGCAACAGCGTCGGGCCGCGGGCGCCGGCCTTGAGCGAGTGGTCGGTGTCGTACAGGCGCAGGCCCTGCGCGGTGGTCAGGAACGGACCCTGCTGGCTGTTGGCCGTCTTGGGCGCACCCGTCACGGCCCCGGTCGGCGAGACGGTCTCCGGCGCGTCCTGGTCGGGCTTGGGTGGGAGCGGGTCGCGCGGCTCGGTGGGTTCCGCGACGGTCGGCGGCTGGGGGCCGGGCGCTCCCGGGATCTTCGGTTCCACTGTCCCTCCTCGGTCGTCAGGCGGCGGCTACCCCGTGGCGGGCGCGCTACACGGCGCGGGAGGTTGACGTGGGCGACACCCAGCGTCACCGGGAAAACTCCTCTTTGCACTCCGGGCACTCCACGAGCGGCTCGTGCGCGCAGGTCGCGGCGTGCCGGAGGCCGTCACGCATTCGGGTGAGACGGGCCTTCGACGGCCTTCCGCGCCCGACCCCGTCTCAGCCGACGCCCGTGCCGCACCCCGGTCACCGCGCCTGCTCGTCGGCTTCGAGGCTGGTGCGGTGCTCGGCCAGGCGGCGCTGGAAGTCCTCGATCCGGGCGGTCAGGCGGCGGAACCTCGACGGGGTCGCCGGCGCGTCCGGGTCGTGCGGGTCGGCGTCCGGCGGGGACGCCTGCACCGCGCGGTCGTGGTCTGGGTGGTCGATCATGCAGGGCGGTCCTACGGGTGGGGACGAGGTGGACGTGAAAGCCGGGGGTACCCGCGTCCGGCCGGCCGGAATCGTGACCCCGGCCACAGGTTCCACCGCACCGGTTCAGGGCCCCCGGCCGACGATCACCCATCGGAACCGCGGTGGCGGCGTGGCATGATGGCGTGACTATGAGCGATCAGATCGAGGCCGTGGCGGAGGTCACGACGGCGGTGGAGTCACGGGGTGGCGCCCTCGTGGTCCACGTCGCCGGCGAAGTCGACATGGACACGTGCGACGACGTCCGCGCCACGATCGTCGAGGCCCTGGCCACGGACCCCGCGGCCTTGGTGCTCGACCTCGACGGGGTCACCGTCTTCGGGTCCATCGGTCTGTCGCTGCTCATCGAGGTCCGCCACCGCGCCGAAGCCCGCCGCATCGGCTTCGCCGTGGCCACCGACCGGCGGGCGGTGCTGCGCCCGCTCACCGAGACCGGCGTGATCGACCTGCTCGTGCTGCGCGCGGACGTCGACGAGGCCGCCGCGGCCGCCCTCGCCGCCGCCTGAGCAGGCGGCATGGTGCTTCTCGTCCGGGGCGAGTAGCTTGGGAGGAGTCAGTGGGACAAGCCGTCCGGGTTGCCAGGATGGCCGAGGGTTGAGCAGACAGCCTGCACCAGCGCTCATCAACGCCAGGAGGCGTGTCGTGGTGCAGGACGGTGGGAACGGCTACCTCAGGACCGAAACCTCCGAAGTGGACGGCGTGGTCGTCCTCCGGCTCGCCGGCGAGTTGGACATGGTCTCCGAGCGCGTGCCCGAGGACGAGGTGCGCGCCCGCATCGCCGACCGACCGCCCGCGGTGGTGCTCGACCTGCGCGAGGTGACTTTCTTCGGCTCCAACGGGATCTCGCTGGTGCTGGGCGCCCTCCAGGAGGCGCGGCGGCACGCCGTCGGGTTCGCGCTGGTGGCCGACTCGCGTCCGGTCCTGCGGCCGTTGGAGGTGACCGACGTGCTCGCCGTGGTCCGGGTGTTCGGCACCGTGGACGACGCCGTGGCGTCCCTGCTCGACGTCCCGGTGCGGTCGGCCTGACGGGAACCCCGCGGCCGTCGCGCGCGTCGGTCCCGGCGTGGAGGAGTTCGGGCCGTACCGGGTCGGTGACCTGCTGGGCCGCGGCGGCATGGGCGAGGTGCACCGCGCGCACGACACCGCGCACGACCGGGTCGTGGCCCTGAAACGCCTCTCGGCCGCGCACCACGACGACCCCGAGTTCCGCGCCCGCTTCCGCCGGGAGGCCCGCATCGCGGCCCGGCTGCGCGAGCCGCACGTCATCCCGATCCACGCGTTCGGCGAGATCGACGGGCGGCTGTACCTGGACATGCGGCTGGTCGAGGGACGTGACCTGGCGGAGGTGCTGCGGTCGGGTCCGCTGGAGCCGGCGCGGGCGGTGCGGGTCGTGGCGCAGGTGGCGGGCGCGCTCGACGCCGCGCACGCCGACGGGCTCGTGCACCGGGACGTGAAGCCGTCGAACATCCTCGTCACGGCCGAGGATTTCGTGTACCTGGTCGACTTCGGCATCGCGCGCAGCGTCCTGCCCGGCACGGGGCAGTTGACGGCGTCCGGCGCGGTGGTGGGGACGTTGGACTACATGGCGCCCGAGCGGTTCGGCGACGGTCCCGTGGACGGGCGGGCTGACGTGTACGCGCTGGCTTGCGTGCTGTACGCGTGCGTGACCGGCGGGCGACCGTTCGAGGCGGACAGCGCGGCGGCGCTGATCTGGGCGCACATGCAGCAGGACGCCGTGCCGGCGTCGGTGCGGAACCCGGGTGTGCCGCGGGCGTTGGACGAGGTGATCCGGCGCGGCATGGCGAAGGCGCCCACGGACCGGTACCCCACCGCCGGCGCCCTGGCCTCCGCCGCCACCGCCGCACTCACCACCGCCACTGCACTCGCGCACGCCGCGACCCCGCCGCCCGTCGCCGTCCGGCCCGCCGCCGCGCCGGTTGCTACCGCCCCGCTGGTCGCTGCCGCCGTGCCGGTTGCCGCCGCTCCGCCGGTTGCTGGTGCTCCGCCGGTCGCTGCCGCTCCGCCGGTTGCTGCCGCCGCGACCTCGCTGCCCGCTGCCTCGGCCGCTCGGGTGGTTGTGCCGGGCCGGCCTCCGGCCCCCGACAC
This DNA window, taken from Saccharothrix variisporea, encodes the following:
- a CDS encoding class I SAM-dependent methyltransferase, coding for MTTTAPTTTPAAIDEHRVEEFAGTLFDTIGRSLLTLLLDLGHRTGLFTAAARGPATSAELADRAGLSERYVREWLAALVTGGVFEHEDGVYTLPAEHALCLTGGGSANMAPFSQVTALLAANLDQVEAAFRDGGGVPYERFRPRFTAVMDSLSRGYFDEQLLSGVVPLTGLAGRLAEGIRVADVGCGTGHAVNLLARAFPASEFTGYDIAADAIDLARAEAAALGVTNARFEVRDVVSLPADPPLDAVFAFDAVHDQADPAGVLRAVHRALRPGGTFVVFDVKGSSDLTEDVANPVAPMLYSFSVLHCMTVSLAAGGAGLGTMWGERVARRMLSEAGFDVVTLHDAPDDPVDCIYVCRKSR
- a CDS encoding response regulator transcription factor — protein: MTDALAAARAAAERADTAWWHGRVEESLAGDADAFELFRGAGAGREAAGTALGLSYLHFLRGEQAAGGTWFARAERLLADEPDCVEHGFLRYVRDVEAALEAGDLDTAVTRARRLRQDARGYGDPNLVTVATAAEGRALVRLGRVAEGFALLDDAMAAALGGDLAPGWTGHVYCGLVDACHEVVDLRRMRAWTEVLRRWCESRTAVLFTGICRVHQAQLLHTSGEWAAAEALAARVADEVRDLAVGVAAEARYVVGESRRLRGDPDGAERAYLATHELGRDPQPGVALLRLAQHRPDVALASITAALTAADGPPLTRVDLLRAAVEIGVAAGAPDVARKSADELAETARTYGTDGLRAAADHARGAVLLADDHPEEALPVLRRACARWRELDVPHDCARVRLLLAATYDRLGDTDAADRERAAAHAADPEWAPPGSRPNPGGLTAREVDVLALVAQGRTNREVAAALVLSEKTVARHLANIYLKLGLPTRTAAAAYAFDHGLVGGSTHPRRR
- a CDS encoding DUF1059 domain-containing protein; translation: MKKNISCPCGERIVGEDEDDLVEKTQQHLRENHPGHEYTRDQILFMAY
- a CDS encoding MBL fold metallo-hydrolase is translated as MSRWIEVADGVLVRRYEELDLSVGLVVGGESCLVVDTGGDAGQGGELAAAVREVTPLPWRVVLTHSHFDHSFGTEAFGPCEVWAHARCHADLAAHGAEQREKWARSYRERGDHEVGDRIAAVRLVLPDHLVQDRADLDLGGRRVVLRHFGPAHSDHDLVVHVPDAGAVYAGDLVEHGAPPQFGDAHPQGWPAALDGILALDAPIVLPGHGEPVDRDYVRAQRAELATVARLCREVAAGALSPDQAVARSPYPEEFTRAALGRP
- a CDS encoding YciI family protein, which gives rise to MKYMLIMRATDEAFASMGQIDFDQMLETVGKFNDELIRAGVLVAAEGLDDAANGVVVDYSAEPPVVTDGPYGETKELFGGFYILNVASKEEAVEWAKRLPIQGPGFKTEVRRVPTIDEFPQDNPWIQKERAWREATGQL
- a CDS encoding RNA polymerase sigma factor, translated to MSDPTGRAAVAAVWRIESAKVVGALARYTGDFALAEDLAQEAFAEALVTWPRDGVPRNPGGWLLTVGRRRAIDAFRRRAAADERYAALARDLGEGVVDAGETDPDQIDDDVLALMFVSCHPVLSPEARVALTLRVVGGLTSDEIARAFLVPTATVQARITRAKKALGAAGVPFEVPPPEERSPRLGSVLSVVYVIFTEGSSASSGDRLIRFDLAGEAQRLARVLARLMPGEPEVHGLLALLELTAARFPARTAPDGSPVLLEHQDRRRWDRSAIVRGRAALARAEKVGRGLGYYGLQAAIAECHAVAPSVEETDWGRVVMLYSALGRLAPSPVVDLNRAVAVSMAQGPAAALPIVDELAGSGALAGSHLLPTVRGELLTRLGRVEEARVELGRAVELCGNERERTVLQRKLDDL
- a CDS encoding barstar family protein, producing MTINSGDGLPEERQLARRDPVGPRWLLCGGVGFEDSQDEVPLALFVDVEGLFVDLPPRPRERFTLVGCSPVGVLGRLPADALGTERAWLGNISLTAPGTSSSWWGEELGDVVVVAQRPSASVPGTVDIDLDGFVRVHDRTDGVVRPRGVDGFVLLDGNEVPCGTCQDVTGVFREESAPPVPQVRLIGCRPEPSLQTALDAVGQSTNAGLRRRRVHGWVHTVADDGAAVQVIGAVVAGTVSDARPSRLGAGLVDVTVDVEPGEPLPAGMLDVLEQWRAGRPTTRNLWAGYDRELRHRWAGVALAVRSAASDRPAGTTFDLDGRFVTDVEGFYCALGEAVNGPGGYFGWNLDALDDCLRGGFGARTPFRLVWHDSAVARQHLVAGYDQRRMAPAVTLDYLLGMFAEHGVEIDLR